From a single Silene latifolia isolate original U9 population chromosome 6, ASM4854445v1, whole genome shotgun sequence genomic region:
- the LOC141588626 gene encoding uncharacterized protein LOC141588626, translated as MGGMGVEGVGVVVGKIQFKLKSRGVNWKNYSPPTNSAWYWRKICQFKTNLLNAYQLQIWQTQNHQQYTIARDYDYLRVRGAEVSWHKLIWNSWTIPKHAFLDWIYHHGNMNTRDKLLKLGIGEEDTYYICGADTESITHLFLACRYSEIVMSVVGDWIGIVLPLQDVLEWRLARSGSQLQKGVLNATINACFYHIWRQRNFCKHESILHRPHKIARDIIQELQVRLRDATNKKVERNDATWIDRLLGSRP; from the exons ATGGGGGGAATGGGTGTAGAGGGAGTTGGTGTAGTGGTGGGG AAAATACAGTTTAAATTAAAGTCTCGAGGTGTGAACTGGAAAAATTATTCACCTCCCACGAATTCAGCGTGGTACTGGAGGAAAATTTGTCAATTCAAAACTAATCTTCTCAATGCATATCAATTGCAGATATGGCAAACTCAAAATCATCAGCAATATACCATAGCTAGAGACTACGACTATCTCAGAGTTAGAGGAGCTGAGGTTAGTTGGCATAAATTAATCTGGAATAGTTGGACTATCCCTAAGCATGCTTTTCTAGACTGGATCTATCATCATGGAAACATGAACACAAGAGATAAACTCCTTAAATTAGGGATTGGTGAAGAGGATACCTACTATATCTGTGGGGCTGATACTGAAAGTATTACGCATCTGTTCTTAGCTTGCCGGTACAGTGAGATCGTCATGTCTGTAGTAGGGGACTGGATTGGTATCGTATTACCATTGCAGGATGTGCTGGAATGGAGGCTCGCCAGATCGGGATCCCAATTACAGAAGGGAGTTCTTAATGCTACGATAAATGCCTGCTTTTATCATATCTGGAGACAAAGAAACTTCTGTAAGCATGAATCAATTTTGCATCGTCCCCATAAAATTGCTCGAGATATTATTCAGGAGCTGCAAGTTAGATTGAGAGATGCAACTAATAAAAAGGTTGAGAGAAATGATGCTACTTGGATTGATCGGCTTCTGGGCAGCAGACCGTAG